The proteins below are encoded in one region of Bacteroidota bacterium:
- a CDS encoding N-acetylneuraminate synthase family protein, translated as MTTQAVTSIGSRLVGDGHETYVIAEIGINHNGSLELAKLLIDGAVRAGCDAVKFQKRTPELCVPRDQWYIERDTPWGRMTYIDYRHYVEFGHKEYTEIDKHCKAKGIQWFVSCWDSPSVDFIEQFNPPAYKLPSAALTDVELLEKKRSTGKPLIISTGMSTMQEIEAAVGIVGTENLLIAHATSTYPCPLEELNLKMIKTLKTKYPNVPIGYSGHETGLAPTAAAVAMGATFVERHITLDRAMWGSDQAASVEVGGLSRLVEMIRDIEKASGDGIKRVYDSELGPKKKLRKYQEMPVFA; from the coding sequence ATGACAACTCAAGCAGTCACTTCGATCGGTTCTCGCCTTGTCGGCGACGGCCACGAGACCTACGTTATCGCCGAGATCGGTATCAATCATAACGGTTCGCTCGAGCTTGCGAAGCTCCTCATCGACGGCGCAGTCCGTGCCGGTTGCGATGCCGTCAAATTCCAGAAACGTACTCCCGAGCTTTGCGTCCCTCGCGATCAATGGTATATCGAACGCGATACTCCGTGGGGCCGCATGACCTATATCGACTACCGGCACTATGTCGAGTTCGGCCACAAAGAATACACCGAGATCGATAAGCACTGCAAGGCGAAAGGCATTCAGTGGTTCGTCTCGTGCTGGGATTCCCCTTCGGTCGACTTCATTGAGCAGTTCAACCCTCCGGCGTACAAACTTCCGTCGGCAGCGCTCACTGACGTAGAACTCCTGGAGAAGAAGCGATCGACCGGCAAACCGCTCATCATCTCAACCGGCATGTCCACGATGCAAGAGATCGAAGCGGCTGTAGGCATCGTTGGTACGGAGAATCTCTTAATCGCGCATGCAACATCGACCTACCCGTGTCCGCTCGAGGAATTGAACCTCAAGATGATCAAGACGCTGAAGACGAAGTACCCGAACGTTCCGATCGGTTATAGCGGCCATGAAACGGGATTAGCCCCGACCGCAGCAGCTGTGGCAATGGGTGCGACGTTCGTCGAGCGTCACATTACCCTCGATCGTGCGATGTGGGGCTCCGATCAGGCTGCGTCGGTCGAAGTCGGGGGGCTTTCTCGGTTGGTCGAGATGATCCGCGATATCGAAAAAGCTTCCGGCGACGGTATCAAGCGTGTCTATGACAGCGAACTCGGGCCGAAGAAAAAGCTCCGCAAGTACCAGGAAATGCCAGTGTTCGCATAA
- a CDS encoding transketolase, protein MSLGAERIQHLESLALRVREHIIRMATDGGCFIGASLSCADLLVYMYSEVLNISPSTTADPQRDYFLLSKGHDVPALYGTLAELGFIDTSRLTNHLKTNDSIYWHPNRAVAGVEFHSGSLGHLLSVAIGIAMDIKLRGGSNRVFVILGDGELNEGTIWEGALVAAAKHLDNLIAIVDRNGFQANIRTEELLPLEPIENKFAAFGWSAARTDGHDFLAMSETFATIPFAEGAPTVIIADTVRGKGLPSIEARADRWFVNFTHDEVRQLLGELHGLSVSTLTSTPLMVR, encoded by the coding sequence ATGAGTCTCGGAGCCGAACGAATCCAACATCTTGAGTCGCTTGCACTGCGCGTGCGCGAGCATATCATTCGCATGGCCACCGACGGCGGCTGTTTTATCGGGGCGTCGCTCAGTTGTGCCGACCTGCTCGTGTACATGTATTCTGAAGTATTGAACATCTCGCCCAGCACGACCGCCGATCCGCAACGCGATTACTTCTTGCTCTCGAAGGGTCATGACGTTCCGGCGCTCTATGGCACGCTTGCAGAGCTCGGTTTCATCGATACGTCGCGTCTTACGAATCATCTCAAGACGAACGATTCGATCTATTGGCATCCGAACCGTGCCGTTGCCGGCGTGGAGTTTCACTCCGGTTCGCTCGGTCATCTGCTCTCGGTTGCGATCGGTATCGCGATGGATATCAAGCTCCGAGGCGGCTCGAACCGCGTCTTTGTCATTCTCGGGGATGGAGAATTGAACGAAGGGACGATCTGGGAGGGAGCTCTTGTCGCGGCCGCGAAGCATCTCGATAATCTCATCGCTATCGTTGACCGAAACGGCTTCCAGGCTAATATCCGTACCGAAGAATTACTTCCGCTCGAACCGATCGAGAACAAGTTCGCAGCCTTCGGATGGTCAGCGGCTCGTACCGATGGGCATGATTTTCTTGCGATGTCCGAGACCTTTGCCACGATTCCCTTCGCCGAAGGAGCGCCGACCGTGATCATTGCCGACACCGTACGAGGCAAAGGACTGCCCAGCATCGAAGCACGTGCAGACCGATGGTTCGTCAACTTCACGCATGATGAAGTGCGTCAGTTGCTCGGCGAACTGCACGGCCTCTCGGTCAGTACGCTTACGTCAACACCGCTCATGGTACGCTAA
- a CDS encoding 3-deoxy-D-manno-octulosonate 8-phosphate phosphatase gives MAAKKLSAAEIKRRARKIKLVLTDVDGVLTDTGVYYSENGEVMKRFSIRDGMGVELMRDRGIETAIITREKSPSVKKRGQKLKMPWIFLGIWSKVEFIPTILQKTGLQMDELAYIGDDVNDLEIIQEIAKHGLTATPGDGMPVIKREVHYIAQANAGYGAFRDFADWLLAMRE, from the coding sequence GTGGCAGCAAAAAAACTTTCCGCAGCAGAGATCAAGCGTCGAGCTCGCAAGATCAAGCTCGTGCTCACCGATGTCGATGGTGTGCTCACCGATACCGGAGTGTATTATTCCGAAAACGGTGAAGTGATGAAACGCTTCTCGATCCGAGACGGCATGGGAGTCGAGCTGATGCGCGACCGGGGTATCGAAACAGCAATCATTACCCGTGAGAAATCGCCGTCGGTCAAGAAACGCGGCCAAAAACTCAAGATGCCCTGGATCTTCCTCGGGATCTGGAGCAAGGTCGAGTTCATCCCGACAATCCTGCAGAAGACAGGGCTACAAATGGACGAACTCGCCTATATCGGCGACGACGTCAACGATCTCGAGATCATTCAAGAGATCGCCAAGCACGGCCTGACCGCAACGCCCGGCGACGGCATGCCCGTGATTAAGCGCGAAGTACATTATATCGCACAGGCAAACGCCGGGTACGGAGCGTTTCGCGACTTCGCGGATTGGTTGCTCGCGATGCGCGAATGA
- a CDS encoding sterol desaturase family protein — protein sequence MLDLRILSLIVISSSAIALIALERLFPYDPRQRFLREQFFNDLLLYTIVQSYVLGVGIAYLIGWLDSANSVARLHIVSSWGIGWQFVFFLVLHDLYIYWFHRWQHHSTYLWRIHEAHHSTHHVDWLSGSRSHALEILINQSIEFGVIALLGGAPEVAIWKATIDAVWGMYIHSNLNVRSGWLQRIINGPEMHRWHHATDADAHNSNFSTKIAAWDWLFGTAFLPLDRKPHGYGLGDIHFPSTYIKQLVFAFRREHSN from the coding sequence ATGCTCGACCTTCGCATCCTCTCCCTTATCGTTATTTCCAGTTCGGCAATCGCTCTTATCGCATTAGAACGCCTGTTTCCGTACGACCCGAGACAACGATTCCTTCGCGAGCAGTTCTTCAACGACCTGCTCCTTTATACGATTGTCCAGAGTTATGTCCTCGGTGTGGGGATTGCATATCTGATCGGCTGGCTCGACTCCGCGAACAGTGTCGCAAGGCTTCACATCGTTTCCTCATGGGGAATCGGCTGGCAATTCGTGTTCTTTCTTGTGCTGCACGATCTCTATATCTATTGGTTTCACCGCTGGCAGCATCACTCCACCTATCTCTGGCGCATTCATGAGGCGCATCATTCCACTCATCACGTCGACTGGCTCTCCGGCAGCCGTTCGCATGCACTGGAGATCCTCATCAATCAATCGATTGAATTCGGCGTGATTGCACTGCTTGGGGGTGCACCGGAGGTCGCGATCTGGAAAGCGACGATCGACGCCGTCTGGGGGATGTACATCCACTCGAATCTGAATGTTCGCAGCGGTTGGCTGCAGCGGATTATTAACGGACCCGAAATGCACCGTTGGCATCATGCCACAGACGCCGATGCGCACAATAGTAATTTTTCAACCAAAATTGCCGCGTGGGACTGGCTCTTCGGGACGGCGTTCCTCCCTCTTGATCGCAAACCGCATGGATATGGGCTCGGGGACATTCACTTCCCCTCCACATATATCAAACAGCTCGTGTTTGCGTTTCGCCGCGAACACTCGAACTGA
- a CDS encoding SDR family oxidoreductase: MNDLFSLRGKVAIVTGAVGLIGKEHCRALCEAGAAVVVADLNEEHAQAFAATLPNAIGAQLDVTSAASIVALRDRLLLTYGHINVLINNAAINDMFERPEQAGELSKFENYPLSAWQKSLDVNLTGTFLCSQLFGTEMAKAGSGSIINVASTYGIVAPDQSLYRMPDGSQEFYKSPSYPATKGAVISFTRFLAAYWGHCGVRVNTLSPGGVENSQDPHFIQNYSARTPLGRMAAPSDYKGAIVFLASDASRYMTGANLVVDGGWTAW, translated from the coding sequence ATGAACGATCTGTTTTCGCTTCGCGGCAAGGTTGCCATCGTCACCGGAGCGGTCGGGTTAATCGGCAAAGAACATTGTCGCGCACTCTGCGAGGCCGGTGCTGCGGTTGTCGTCGCGGATCTCAACGAAGAACACGCGCAGGCGTTTGCAGCGACATTACCGAATGCAATCGGTGCGCAATTGGATGTGACGAGTGCTGCATCCATCGTCGCATTGCGAGATAGACTGCTTCTAACATATGGCCACATTAACGTGCTGATCAACAACGCGGCGATCAACGATATGTTCGAGAGGCCGGAGCAAGCAGGCGAACTATCGAAATTCGAGAATTACCCTCTCTCGGCATGGCAGAAATCGCTCGATGTCAACCTTACCGGTACATTTCTGTGCTCGCAACTCTTCGGTACGGAAATGGCCAAGGCCGGCAGCGGCAGCATCATCAATGTGGCGAGTACCTATGGGATCGTCGCGCCGGACCAATCGCTCTACCGAATGCCGGACGGCTCGCAGGAATTTTATAAGTCGCCCTCCTACCCGGCTACGAAGGGAGCGGTGATCTCCTTTACCCGATTTCTGGCTGCATACTGGGGACATTGCGGCGTCCGCGTGAACACGCTCTCGCCGGGCGGTGTAGAAAATAGTCAGGATCCGCACTTTATTCAAAACTATTCTGCCAGAACTCCGCTTGGCAGGATGGCCGCGCCGAGTGATTACAAAGGCGCCATCGTCTTTCTTGCAAGCGACGCATCCAGATACATGACCGGAGCGAACCTTGTCGTCGATGGCGGATGGACGGCGTGGTAA
- a CDS encoding glycosyltransferase family protein encodes MRTVIVIQARTGSSRLPGKVLLPLAGKTLLERMIERVSASSLADEIVIATTIEPQDDPIESLCASTGVRVFRGHPTDLLDRHHAAGKLHGADIVVKIPSDCPLIDPAVIDRVIGTYLEAPDAYDFVSNLHPATYPDGNDVEVLPMHILHTAWLEACRDYEREHTTPFIWEHPERFRIGNVRWESGLDYSMSHRVTIDYIEDYQCICRIFEDLYTNENPIFSLAQIVELLESKPHIAKINNQFAGVNWYRDHLDELRTITHVQTRIAPNQLFA; translated from the coding sequence ATGAGAACAGTCATCGTCATCCAAGCTCGAACGGGCTCGTCTCGCTTGCCGGGGAAAGTGCTATTACCGTTGGCCGGCAAGACGCTGCTTGAACGAATGATCGAACGCGTGAGCGCGTCGTCGCTTGCCGACGAGATCGTCATCGCGACTACTATCGAACCACAGGACGATCCGATCGAGTCGCTCTGTGCAAGCACCGGGGTTCGCGTCTTTCGCGGCCACCCTACCGACTTACTCGACCGTCATCATGCAGCGGGGAAACTGCACGGCGCGGATATTGTCGTCAAGATCCCTTCCGATTGTCCGCTTATCGATCCTGCGGTGATCGACCGCGTCATCGGAACGTACCTCGAGGCACCGGATGCGTATGACTTCGTGAGTAACCTCCACCCTGCGACCTATCCCGATGGGAATGACGTCGAAGTACTGCCGATGCACATCCTGCATACTGCGTGGCTCGAAGCCTGCCGGGATTACGAACGAGAACACACTACTCCGTTCATCTGGGAACATCCTGAGCGCTTTCGTATCGGGAATGTCCGATGGGAGAGTGGGCTCGATTACTCGATGTCGCATCGCGTTACGATCGACTATATCGAGGACTATCAGTGCATTTGTCGCATCTTCGAAGATCTGTACACAAACGAGAATCCGATCTTCTCGCTCGCACAAATCGTCGAGTTGCTTGAATCTAAACCTCACATTGCGAAGATCAACAACCAGTTCGCGGGCGTGAATTGGTACCGAGATCATCTCGACGAACTTCGCACTATCACCCATGTGCAAACCCGCATTGCGCCGAATCAACTGTTCGCATGA
- a CDS encoding transketolase — translation MNYEQQLLAIAQADERIVVMTAENRAAIRNLPAKLGNRFIDVGIAEQTMIAAAAGLALRGRIPVVHALATFLTLRAFEFIRTDIGIGRLPVVIVGGVPGFLSEANGPTHQAIEDIALMRGIPGMGVFCPSDSEELVAALPQIVASAQPYYIRYYSGEPVVMHSAFALGKAEVFWSCYGAGAADDVAILTYGFLLEQALEAQQILQSNGLSVRVVNLRTLSPIDRAAIVDAATSVELLVTLEDHFVIGGLFSIVSELLVRERILPNVLPIALEQRWFKPALLQDVLEYEGFTSEAIARRIAGRLEAADATADVLTISY, via the coding sequence ATGAACTACGAACAGCAACTACTCGCCATCGCACAAGCCGACGAACGCATCGTCGTGATGACCGCCGAAAACCGAGCCGCGATCCGCAACCTTCCGGCAAAACTGGGTAACCGTTTCATCGATGTCGGCATTGCGGAACAGACGATGATCGCAGCCGCGGCGGGGCTTGCACTTCGGGGCCGCATCCCGGTCGTGCATGCGCTCGCGACATTCCTCACACTCCGAGCATTTGAGTTTATTCGCACCGACATCGGGATCGGCAGACTGCCAGTCGTCATTGTCGGCGGTGTACCCGGATTTCTCTCGGAGGCAAATGGACCCACACATCAGGCCATCGAGGACATCGCGTTGATGCGCGGCATCCCCGGGATGGGGGTGTTCTGTCCGTCGGATTCCGAAGAGCTTGTCGCTGCACTGCCGCAGATCGTAGCAAGCGCGCAGCCATACTATATCCGCTACTACAGCGGAGAACCGGTCGTGATGCATTCCGCATTTGCGCTTGGCAAGGCCGAGGTCTTCTGGTCATGTTACGGGGCAGGCGCAGCAGACGATGTGGCCATACTCACCTACGGATTCCTGCTCGAACAGGCACTTGAAGCGCAACAGATCTTACAATCGAACGGTCTGAGCGTCCGGGTCGTGAATCTGCGTACGCTCTCGCCGATCGATCGTGCGGCAATCGTCGATGCGGCGACATCCGTCGAACTCCTCGTCACCCTCGAAGACCATTTTGTCATTGGCGGCCTTTTCTCGATCGTTAGCGAGTTGCTCGTTCGCGAACGTATCCTTCCGAATGTGCTCCCCATCGCTCTCGAACAGCGCTGGTTCAAACCCGCGCTGCTACAGGATGTATTGGAATACGAGGGCTTCACCTCGGAAGCAATCGCCCGAAGAATCGCCGGACGTCTCGAAGCGGCAGATGCAACCGCAGACGTCCTAACCATCAGCTACTAA
- a CDS encoding aminotransferase class III-fold pyridoxal phosphate-dependent enzyme gives MPNIVSLDQDYPITLNSEALYARSEGLIPAHTQTLAKGPRQYVGGSPKYLDHGKGSHIWDVDGNEFIDFQMGIGPLSLGYCYSVVDEAITSQLEKGITFSLMSPLEVEVAELIRSVVPNAEMVRFSKTGCDVTTAAIRLARAYTGREKVLCCGYHGWHDWYIGVTDRSNGIPQAVQDLSFTFNYNDIESVLASIDENTACVILEPIVFEAPRNNFLQELSDVCKRFGALLIFDEMWTGFRLALGGAQEYFGVKADLACFSKAVANGMPISILSGRAEIMQLCEKDIFFFTTFGGEALSLAATKATITELRKKNVPQQLAAQGRKLREGYNRIAEELEISHYTKCSGFDCRTIVTFDSSAGNPLELKSLVQQEMIKRGVLWGGFHNMSFSHTDADIAHTLAAYREALAILKVAVDTDTVSSRLRGEPVEPVFRRTSNFNMKPTKVVKQKLVSSSCSNIV, from the coding sequence ATGCCGAATATCGTTTCTCTCGATCAGGATTACCCGATCACGCTGAACTCGGAAGCGCTCTATGCCCGCAGCGAGGGGCTGATACCTGCCCATACGCAAACATTAGCCAAAGGACCGCGTCAATATGTCGGCGGTTCGCCAAAGTATCTCGATCATGGGAAAGGCTCGCATATATGGGATGTGGACGGTAACGAATTCATCGACTTTCAGATGGGCATCGGACCGCTCTCGCTCGGATATTGCTACAGTGTCGTCGATGAAGCGATCACGTCACAACTGGAGAAGGGCATCACATTCTCGCTCATGAGTCCGCTGGAAGTGGAAGTAGCGGAGCTGATCCGCTCCGTCGTCCCGAATGCGGAGATGGTGCGTTTCTCGAAGACGGGCTGCGATGTGACCACCGCTGCCATTCGCCTCGCGAGGGCCTATACCGGACGCGAGAAAGTGCTCTGTTGCGGCTATCACGGCTGGCATGACTGGTATATCGGTGTCACCGATCGCAGCAACGGCATCCCGCAGGCCGTTCAAGACCTTTCGTTCACATTCAACTACAACGACATCGAGTCCGTCCTCGCGTCCATCGACGAGAATACGGCCTGTGTGATCCTCGAACCGATCGTCTTCGAAGCGCCCCGAAATAATTTTCTGCAGGAGCTCAGCGACGTCTGCAAACGCTTCGGTGCGCTGCTTATCTTCGACGAAATGTGGACGGGTTTTCGCCTCGCACTCGGCGGCGCGCAGGAATACTTCGGCGTGAAAGCGGATCTCGCCTGCTTCTCGAAGGCTGTGGCGAACGGTATGCCGATCAGCATTCTCAGCGGCCGAGCCGAGATCATGCAGTTGTGCGAAAAAGACATCTTCTTCTTCACTACGTTCGGCGGCGAAGCGCTTTCGCTCGCCGCGACAAAAGCGACGATCACCGAGCTTCGCAAGAAGAATGTGCCACAACAACTGGCAGCGCAGGGCAGGAAGCTTCGCGAAGGCTATAACCGGATCGCCGAAGAACTCGAGATTTCGCACTACACCAAGTGCTCAGGCTTCGACTGTCGTACGATCGTCACATTCGATTCATCGGCAGGGAATCCGCTTGAACTGAAATCCTTAGTACAGCAGGAAATGATCAAGCGCGGCGTACTCTGGGGCGGGTTCCACAACATGAGCTTCTCGCATACCGACGCCGACATCGCGCACACGCTCGCTGCGTACCGGGAGGCGCTTGCGATTCTCAAAGTAGCTGTGGATACGGACACCGTTTCCAGTCGTCTCCGAGGTGAGCCCGTCGAACCGGTCTTCCGCCGAACGAGCAACTTCAATATGAAGCCGACGAAGGTTGTGAAGCAGAAATTAGTATCTTCATCTTGTAGTAACATAGTGTAA
- a CDS encoding serine hydrolase has protein sequence MQRVVGLIVLLLLGSTHPANGQTPTDRLVREAGKQIPSLAAFIVERHDSVRCQEYFHGATSQTPFNVKSMTKTFVSSIAGAARLRGLLPDLDTPFLTIMPEYGIPDRLAKNVWFHESPEDSEALADLREDDSLRKLLSLRQLMQMQAGFRYHEFGPIIDEYCSASDPVRFMIDLPFETEPGDTFNYCTGAAHMFGVALSRCVKTDIRTFADTALFIPAGIHVVRWATDPEGRSLGGSELWCTATDALRLGELYLHHGVAGGRQLLPSEWIDESWQKHAELAHWDVAPHVNGYGYYWWRRQSHGHQVYFASGYGGQLLCVIPDLDMVIVTICTLGKNNRGRSELRRLHDVIDRIVATERK, from the coding sequence ATGCAACGGGTTGTCGGTCTGATCGTACTCCTGCTGCTCGGCAGCACTCATCCAGCGAACGGACAAACACCAACGGATCGCCTGGTTCGTGAAGCCGGGAAGCAGATCCCGTCGCTTGCCGCGTTCATTGTCGAACGTCATGACTCCGTTCGGTGCCAGGAGTATTTTCATGGAGCGACATCTCAGACACCATTCAATGTGAAATCGATGACGAAGACCTTCGTTTCGTCGATCGCCGGCGCAGCGAGGCTTCGTGGGTTGCTCCCCGATCTTGATACTCCGTTTCTAACGATTATGCCGGAGTACGGCATACCCGATCGTTTGGCAAAGAATGTGTGGTTTCACGAATCGCCCGAAGACTCCGAAGCGCTCGCCGATCTTCGTGAAGACGATTCGTTGCGCAAGCTGCTCAGCCTTCGCCAATTAATGCAAATGCAGGCAGGGTTTCGCTACCATGAGTTCGGTCCGATCATCGACGAGTATTGCTCAGCGAGCGATCCCGTACGATTCATGATTGATCTTCCGTTCGAGACCGAACCGGGTGATACATTCAACTATTGTACCGGCGCAGCGCACATGTTCGGTGTCGCTCTTTCACGATGCGTGAAGACGGATATCCGGACGTTTGCCGATACCGCGTTGTTCATCCCCGCCGGAATTCATGTCGTGCGCTGGGCAACCGACCCAGAAGGACGATCGCTGGGTGGATCCGAATTGTGGTGTACGGCGACGGACGCCCTGAGGCTCGGCGAATTATATCTTCATCACGGTGTCGCCGGTGGCCGGCAACTTCTCCCCTCCGAGTGGATCGATGAGTCATGGCAAAAACACGCCGAACTTGCGCACTGGGACGTCGCGCCGCACGTGAATGGATACGGGTATTATTGGTGGCGTCGCCAGTCGCACGGACATCAGGTATATTTCGCCAGCGGGTATGGCGGACAATTGCTATGTGTCATCCCTGACCTCGATATGGTAATCGTGACGATCTGCACGCTCGGGAAGAATAACCGGGGCCGTTCGGAATTAAGACGACTGCATGACGTGATCGATCGTATTGTTGCCACCGAGAGGAAATAG